A section of the Capillibacterium thermochitinicola genome encodes:
- a CDS encoding transposase, producing the protein MTVDQELLHRLFLGNNKDSGVSALLESILNQILQAQATEQLQAEPYERTDKRKGYRNGTRPH; encoded by the coding sequence ATTACCGTAGATCAAGAACTTTTGCACCGTCTATTTTTAGGCAATAACAAGGATTCCGGTGTGTCAGCGTTATTGGAATCGATATTGAACCAGATTTTGCAGGCGCAAGCCACCGAACAGCTTCAAGCCGAACCATACGAACGCACTGATAAAAGGAAGGGGTATCGTAACGGCACACGCCCGCATA